One region of Chlorobiota bacterium genomic DNA includes:
- a CDS encoding T9SS type A sorting domain-containing protein, whose translation MSRILHRLILWAGVTAAIANQSVAQTFDDHNDHADEPAVPSKGMCGTALNSSIDWKAALERTKQEDPETYQWIISSAKSKKEISQLLRTSGEFEFKMYSYSTEKYVRISASLVTQGTNFRLWVDDTYASVMTPSVVANMVRVFDSATQGTLTPISRNPNQGFITNDKQVFGQPPPNRAWDNDSLTDFFVTFTDGNAPAGGVVGGFFSPLDQEDPNVVPASNGMNILYINYKNVGDIYSLTSTLAHEYQHLIHYARKRPSLSIYNEGCSEVASILNGYADRRDLLYLNNTNINLFRWTRVTSESSAADVLADYTRGMTWVHYLSEQFGERFLYELAGATVDSMARVDEALSKIGRTDITWRDVFKGFAAALYAQSNGNDNRYKFKYRLVQSSNSRARATGSYNGKDYPANNSVALEPFGIAYFVYNDTSGAAKFRFTPGQGFANNDCAVMAINYMSSSTVPENVREIPIGEDALISQGSKPYRRVVIAVMNMTGRAQTVTWTTSTQVLGVDNEEAARRAGIGFTGVAPNPVASTATLGFTTAGSAPVSITLYDAAGTIAATVVAEQAMEQGEHTIVLNVANLPNGVYRARLVQGEHSVSRSVVVLK comes from the coding sequence ATGTCACGGATACTACACCGATTGATCCTTTGGGCTGGGGTTACGGCGGCAATCGCCAACCAGAGCGTTGCCCAAACCTTCGACGACCACAACGACCATGCCGACGAACCAGCTGTTCCAAGCAAAGGAATGTGCGGCACAGCGTTAAACAGCAGCATTGATTGGAAAGCCGCGCTGGAACGCACCAAGCAGGAAGACCCCGAAACCTACCAGTGGATCATCTCCTCGGCAAAATCAAAAAAGGAGATCAGCCAGCTGCTGCGGACTTCTGGGGAATTTGAGTTTAAGATGTACAGCTACTCCACCGAGAAGTATGTAAGAATTTCGGCCTCATTGGTGACCCAGGGAACAAATTTCCGCTTATGGGTGGACGACACCTACGCCAGCGTTATGACTCCATCGGTCGTGGCAAACATGGTGCGTGTTTTTGACAGCGCCACCCAGGGGACTTTAACCCCCATTTCGCGCAATCCCAACCAAGGGTTTATTACCAACGATAAGCAGGTATTTGGCCAGCCACCTCCAAACCGGGCTTGGGACAATGATTCATTAACCGATTTCTTCGTGACCTTCACCGATGGCAACGCGCCAGCGGGTGGCGTTGTTGGCGGGTTCTTTTCCCCTTTGGACCAGGAGGACCCGAACGTTGTGCCAGCATCCAACGGCATGAATATCCTGTACATCAACTACAAAAACGTTGGGGATATTTACAGCCTTACCAGCACCCTTGCCCACGAGTATCAACATCTGATCCACTACGCACGGAAACGCCCAAGCCTGAGCATCTACAACGAAGGCTGCAGCGAGGTTGCCAGCATCCTGAACGGCTATGCTGACCGCAGGGACTTGCTCTATCTGAACAACACGAATATCAATTTATTCCGCTGGACCCGTGTCACCAGCGAGAGCAGTGCGGCGGACGTCCTTGCCGACTACACTCGCGGCATGACTTGGGTGCATTACCTTAGCGAGCAATTCGGCGAACGATTCCTGTATGAACTTGCCGGAGCAACCGTTGACAGCATGGCACGGGTGGACGAAGCCCTCAGCAAAATTGGAAGAACCGATATCACATGGCGTGATGTCTTCAAAGGCTTTGCCGCCGCGCTCTACGCCCAAAGCAATGGCAACGATAACCGCTATAAGTTCAAATACCGGCTGGTCCAAAGCAGTAATTCGCGCGCACGCGCCACCGGCAGTTACAACGGCAAAGATTATCCCGCCAACAACTCCGTTGCGTTGGAGCCATTTGGCATTGCTTACTTTGTGTACAACGACACTTCCGGTGCTGCCAAATTCCGGTTTACGCCAGGGCAAGGCTTTGCAAACAACGATTGCGCGGTGATGGCAATCAATTATATGAGCAGCAGCACCGTGCCGGAAAACGTGCGCGAAATCCCCATCGGCGAAGATGCCCTGATATCGCAAGGCAGCAAGCCGTACCGCCGTGTTGTTATCGCCGTGATGAACATGACCGGACGCGCGCAAACCGTCACCTGGACCACTTCAACCCAGGTGTTGGGGGTGGATAACGAGGAGGCCGCACGCCGCGCTGGCATTGGCTTCACCGGCGTTGCGCCCAATCCCGTTGCTTCCACGGCCACGCTTGGCTTCACCACTGCTGGCTCGGCTCCGGTCAGCATCACGCTGTACGATGCCGCCGGAACAATCGCAGCAACAGTGGTTGCCGAGCAGGCAATGGAACAGGGGGAACACACCATCGTGCTGAACGTGGCTAACTTGCCAAACGGCGTGTACCGCGCTCGGTTGGTCCAAGGTGAGCACAGCGTTAGCCGCTCGGTTGTGGTGCTGAAATAA
- a CDS encoding M61 family metallopeptidase, translating to MLHYSLDLTNTSAHLFGVAITASTNGADYLEIEFPAWSPGRYYIYDFARNVQELHAADAAGNALRMERMDKGRWRIHTAGSQQLTIRYRMFGDTLSGTFSQLDDRHAAINGSSVFGYLVGRTMEKIELEITAPATWKTYTSLKARRRAGRSVLVAENYDVLIDSPIEVGTPVVRKFTIDGITYSIVMDVAGSEATRGSSQLAERIAQFAKDTEQTVAAYVARFGKPEFDAYWFLVNIDPYAPSGDGMEHLASTRLVINGHITESDHYDDLVGVMSHEFFHIWNVKRMRPAELGPFDYTREQHTTLLWLAEGFTQYYGHLMLRRAGVWNDRQFFKELAAEINRVDRSPGRFHRNLRESSFDTWWGAGARSPIAAASNFRNTYVNYYFKGAVAALLLDLELRRLTRDRCSLDDLIRELYRRTYADQPKGDYFLQGNGYTERDVCSVVRDLAGVEAELYLLWLIDSREEWEYAEPLSRVGVSIRRGREPKQGEPERQQLFTGMVMPERKHGCNDFVTLTNVLPNSPAEAAGLSAGDTLIAIDGERVDANTLALVLEAKCPGDQLQVTAFRGPRLLTFAVTTTERDTRPFRMETDKAATAAQKKARRKWLGEG from the coding sequence ATGCTTCATTACTCGCTTGACCTGACCAACACTTCCGCCCACTTGTTCGGCGTGGCCATCACCGCCAGCACCAACGGAGCCGATTATCTGGAGATAGAGTTCCCCGCTTGGTCACCGGGGCGATACTACATCTACGACTTTGCCCGCAACGTCCAGGAACTTCATGCCGCCGATGCAGCCGGGAACGCGCTTCGGATGGAACGAATGGACAAAGGGCGGTGGCGAATCCACACGGCAGGGTCCCAGCAACTCACCATCCGCTACCGGATGTTTGGCGACACCCTTAGCGGAACCTTCAGCCAGCTTGACGACCGCCACGCCGCAATCAACGGGTCGTCGGTGTTTGGGTATCTGGTGGGAAGAACGATGGAGAAGATTGAGTTGGAGATTACCGCCCCCGCAACCTGGAAAACCTACACCTCGCTGAAAGCCCGCCGCCGCGCCGGACGCAGCGTGTTGGTTGCGGAGAATTATGATGTCCTGATTGATTCCCCGATTGAAGTTGGGACCCCAGTTGTTCGGAAGTTCACCATTGACGGCATCACCTACTCGATAGTGATGGACGTTGCCGGAAGCGAAGCCACACGCGGCAGCAGCCAACTTGCCGAACGCATCGCCCAGTTCGCGAAGGATACCGAGCAAACGGTGGCCGCCTACGTGGCCAGATTCGGAAAGCCGGAGTTCGATGCCTACTGGTTTTTGGTGAACATTGACCCCTACGCGCCAAGCGGCGACGGGATGGAACACCTTGCTTCCACACGGCTGGTGATTAACGGCCACATCACCGAAAGCGACCACTACGACGACCTTGTTGGGGTGATGTCGCACGAGTTCTTCCACATCTGGAACGTGAAACGAATGCGCCCCGCCGAGCTTGGTCCGTTCGACTACACCCGCGAGCAACACACAACGCTCCTTTGGTTGGCCGAAGGGTTCACGCAATACTACGGCCACCTGATGCTCCGCCGCGCCGGGGTCTGGAACGACCGCCAGTTTTTCAAAGAGTTGGCCGCCGAAATCAACCGGGTTGACCGCTCCCCGGGGCGGTTCCACCGGAACCTGCGCGAATCCAGTTTCGACACGTGGTGGGGGGCTGGCGCGCGAAGCCCAATCGCCGCCGCCAGCAACTTCCGCAACACCTACGTCAACTACTATTTCAAAGGCGCGGTTGCTGCACTGCTGCTGGACCTTGAGCTTCGCCGGCTTACCCGGGACCGCTGCTCGCTGGATGATCTGATCCGCGAACTGTACCGCCGCACCTACGCCGATCAGCCAAAAGGGGATTACTTCCTGCAAGGGAACGGCTACACCGAGCGCGACGTCTGCAGCGTTGTTCGGGACCTGGCCGGGGTGGAGGCCGAACTCTATCTGCTGTGGCTGATTGATAGCCGCGAGGAATGGGAGTACGCCGAACCGCTGTCGCGGGTGGGGGTAAGCATCCGGCGCGGACGGGAACCGAAACAGGGGGAACCGGAGCGGCAGCAGCTTTTCACCGGAATGGTGATGCCCGAACGGAAGCATGGCTGCAATGACTTCGTGACGCTGACTAACGTCCTGCCAAACTCCCCCGCCGAAGCCGCAGGCCTAAGCGCGGGCGACACTCTGATTGCAATTGATGGCGAGCGTGTTGATGCCAACACCCTTGCGCTGGTGTTGGAAGCAAAGTGCCCCGGCGACCAGTTGCAGGTAACGGCGTTCCGCGGCCCGCGCCTGCTGACCTTTGCCGTTACAACCACCGAGCGCGACACCCGCCCCTTCCGGATGGAGACAGACAAAGCCGCCACCGCAGCCCAGAAAAAAGCACGGAGGAAATGGCTTGGCGAAGGATAA
- a CDS encoding radical SAM protein: MANHTEQPFGGCGCTSVSAIGDERRMAVWNRLSPRFQTRRQLLGNKHSIGCVSLEITQRCNLDCTLCYLSELSEDVLDLPIEEVYRRIDQILEIYGPTTGVQISGGDPTLRDEEELVAIVRYASSKGLFPALLTNGIKATRRLLIRLVDAGLKDVAFHVDTTQRLKKYKNEAELNELRMRYIERVRGLKVRVVFNTTLHSGNMHELPELVRFFVKNADVVGMCSFQLGADTGRGELREGLTVTPDHVRKMVNETLGVPLSFDAMDIGHSSCNRIGYSLVCNGNAYDLWDDAKVLEAVLCDVRFEDFELDPDRIARSVAGIAWKLTRQPRLFVLGMGFLVRRLWQMRRNLIAARGKIHKLSFMIHNFMDADNLDPERIQNCSFMVMTPTGPVSMCLHNSQRDQHITTPLTIQIQGVQTTFDPLKPDVRQRLAAEQQ; the protein is encoded by the coding sequence ATGGCCAATCACACAGAACAACCTTTTGGCGGCTGCGGCTGCACCAGCGTCTCGGCCATTGGCGACGAACGCCGCATGGCCGTTTGGAACCGGTTATCGCCGCGGTTCCAAACGCGGCGGCAACTGTTGGGGAACAAGCACTCCATCGGCTGCGTCTCGCTGGAGATCACTCAGCGGTGCAACCTTGATTGCACCCTTTGCTACCTGAGCGAGCTTAGCGAGGATGTGCTGGATTTGCCGATTGAGGAGGTCTATCGCCGCATTGACCAGATTCTGGAAATCTACGGCCCCACCACCGGCGTGCAGATCAGCGGTGGCGACCCCACCTTGCGCGATGAGGAGGAGCTGGTGGCGATTGTCCGATATGCCAGCAGCAAGGGCCTGTTCCCGGCGTTGCTCACCAACGGAATCAAAGCCACCCGCCGGCTACTGATCCGCCTTGTGGACGCTGGGCTGAAGGATGTTGCCTTCCACGTTGACACCACCCAGCGGCTGAAAAAGTACAAGAACGAGGCGGAGCTGAACGAGCTTCGGATGCGGTATATCGAGCGGGTGCGGGGGCTGAAGGTTCGCGTTGTGTTCAACACCACGCTTCACAGTGGGAATATGCACGAGCTTCCCGAGCTTGTCCGATTCTTCGTGAAGAATGCCGATGTGGTGGGGATGTGCAGCTTCCAGCTTGGTGCCGACACCGGGCGCGGCGAGCTTCGCGAAGGGCTTACCGTGACCCCCGACCACGTGCGGAAGATGGTGAACGAAACCCTGGGCGTTCCCCTCAGTTTCGACGCAATGGACATTGGCCACTCAAGCTGCAACCGCATCGGGTACTCGCTGGTGTGCAACGGCAACGCCTACGATCTGTGGGACGACGCGAAAGTGCTGGAAGCGGTGCTGTGCGACGTTCGGTTCGAGGATTTCGAGCTGGACCCCGACCGCATTGCGCGCTCCGTTGCCGGCATTGCATGGAAGCTGACGCGGCAACCGCGGCTGTTTGTTTTGGGGATGGGATTCCTGGTGCGGCGATTGTGGCAGATGCGTCGGAACCTGATTGCTGCCCGGGGGAAAATCCACAAACTCTCCTTTATGATCCACAACTTCATGGATGCCGACAATCTGGACCCAGAGCGGATCCAGAACTGCTCCTTCATGGTGATGACCCCCACCGGCCCCGTAAGCATGTGCCTGCACAACAGCCAGCGGGACCAACATATCACCACCCCGCTCACCATCCAGATTCAAGGGGTGCAAACCACCTTCGACCCACTGAAGCCAGACGTGCGCCAGCGGCTGGCCGCCGAGCAACAGTAG
- a CDS encoding TIGR04283 family arsenosugar biosynthesis glycosyltransferase produces MNEAAILGPQLGRLAALPRTEVIVVDGGSHDATQAIVSLHSAAHPNVRLLQSARGRSIQMNAGAAVALGEWLLFLHADTILPPDSHQQLLRIAHTDPEHRAGAFAFQVTGNAGWFRWLERSVGWRNRRMRLPFGDQGLFVRRHYFRQLGGYREDYPLMEDLELVQRLRRASGFRILHDYPVITSGRRWEEEGYLFTSARNIFLQLLYSSGIHPRILAKMYWKK; encoded by the coding sequence ATGAACGAGGCCGCAATCCTTGGCCCGCAGCTGGGGCGGCTTGCCGCGCTGCCGCGGACCGAGGTGATTGTGGTGGATGGCGGAAGCCACGACGCAACCCAAGCAATTGTTAGCCTCCACTCCGCCGCGCATCCGAACGTGCGGTTGCTGCAATCGGCAAGGGGGCGTTCCATCCAGATGAATGCTGGGGCGGCGGTGGCCCTGGGGGAGTGGCTGCTGTTCCTTCATGCCGACACAATCCTTCCCCCCGATTCCCACCAACAGCTTCTTCGGATTGCCCACACCGACCCCGAACACCGCGCCGGCGCATTCGCATTCCAGGTGACGGGCAATGCGGGATGGTTCCGCTGGCTTGAGCGTTCGGTTGGCTGGCGGAACCGCCGGATGCGGCTGCCGTTTGGGGACCAAGGGTTGTTCGTTCGCCGCCACTACTTCCGGCAGCTTGGCGGATACCGCGAAGATTATCCACTGATGGAAGATCTGGAGCTTGTGCAACGGCTGCGCCGCGCCAGCGGCTTCCGCATCCTCCATGACTATCCGGTGATTACCTCGGGGCGGCGGTGGGAGGAAGAAGGCTATCTGTTCACCAGCGCACGCAATATCTTCCTGCAACTTCTCTACTCATCCGGCATCCACCCGCGAATTTTAGCAAAGATGTATTGGAAGAAATAA
- a CDS encoding E3 ubiquitin ligase family protein — translation MALLIIGILLIALGGLLLYLRTRAQGRLLEIGSTQTSTTQEVRELHTQIAAELGPGGFSQIVELKGVLRCDAPLTAELSGQPCAYYSMSVEERYEETYQEHDSEGNTRTATRTGSNIVASNTQSAMFQLHDATGAITVNPTGAEVHPRQVVSRFEPFTGGPAITVGGFTLQVGAGIGGRRIVGYQYAESILPLESQLYLFGEATDTSGQLAVQKPREKKPFIISLKTEEEIVRGGQGSVKWYLYGAIAAFVIGAGLILARLLK, via the coding sequence ATGGCATTACTCATCATTGGCATTCTTCTGATCGCGCTGGGCGGGCTTCTTCTGTACCTGCGAACCCGGGCGCAAGGGCGGTTGCTGGAGATAGGCTCCACGCAAACATCAACAACGCAAGAGGTCCGCGAACTTCACACCCAGATTGCTGCCGAGCTTGGCCCCGGCGGGTTCAGCCAAATTGTGGAGCTGAAAGGGGTCCTGCGGTGCGACGCGCCGCTTACTGCCGAACTTTCCGGCCAGCCTTGTGCCTACTACTCCATGAGCGTGGAGGAACGCTACGAGGAAACCTACCAGGAGCACGACAGCGAAGGGAACACCCGCACGGCAACGCGAACCGGCAGCAACATCGTGGCCAGCAACACCCAATCGGCAATGTTCCAGCTGCACGATGCCACCGGCGCAATCACGGTAAACCCAACCGGGGCCGAGGTTCATCCGCGCCAGGTGGTAAGCCGGTTCGAGCCGTTCACCGGCGGGCCGGCGATCACCGTTGGCGGGTTCACGTTGCAGGTTGGCGCGGGCATTGGCGGGCGGCGGATAGTGGGCTACCAATATGCCGAATCCATCCTCCCGCTGGAATCACAACTCTATCTGTTTGGCGAGGCCACCGACACCAGCGGCCAACTTGCCGTGCAGAAGCCTCGCGAAAAAAAGCCTTTCATCATCTCGCTAAAAACCGAGGAGGAGATTGTGCGCGGGGGGCAAGGGAGCGTGAAGTGGTATCTGTACGGAGCAATCGCTGCGTTTGTGATTGGCGCGGGGCTGATCCTTGCTAGGCTGCTGAAATAA
- a CDS encoding T9SS type A sorting domain-containing protein codes for MRKTTFVLSFLLAAAVVSYAQGSRIHWSAWPGKFTVSRVCFSPNSQYVAAVGPYDSVKVWDVATGNLVRTLPDVGGYDYATGLAFSADNAMLTVINNGLVRTWDIATGQLNGQYAPQTFGQSLATMPDQPYVPVSSLIAGKPPLNINTYDLRLLRIASGEIARSIRLYSQSSFNAVACSPNGSVVATVFGDGNVQVFNTATVIDSVTSFRAHTRPFYAITVSPNGAVIATGGTDRVVKLWNATTGALIRRMVGHTETITALSFTRDGRYLVSGSQDGTVMVWEVNTGAVFTTYDEYPVAQATVAVSPNHRYVASGTADDGALIIWNSNLPTPTGVNDRAIAAATIGLRGQPNPFVAQTTVQFTAPQPGPVTVKAYNTLGVEVGTLFEGEAERGEYTAVWNASQLPAGIYYCRVEGEGWNAVQTLVKAQ; via the coding sequence ATGCGCAAGACTACCTTCGTACTCAGTTTCCTGTTGGCGGCTGCCGTTGTTTCCTATGCTCAGGGAAGCCGCATTCACTGGTCGGCCTGGCCGGGCAAGTTCACCGTTAGCCGCGTCTGCTTCTCACCGAACTCCCAATATGTGGCCGCCGTTGGCCCCTATGATTCGGTGAAGGTGTGGGATGTGGCCACCGGCAACCTGGTGCGGACGTTGCCCGATGTTGGCGGCTACGATTACGCCACTGGGTTGGCCTTCAGTGCCGACAATGCAATGCTCACCGTTATCAACAATGGCTTGGTGCGCACGTGGGATATCGCCACCGGCCAGCTTAACGGCCAATACGCGCCGCAAACGTTCGGCCAATCGCTGGCCACGATGCCGGACCAGCCTTACGTTCCGGTGTCGTCGCTGATTGCTGGAAAACCGCCGCTGAACATCAACACCTACGACCTCCGTTTGTTGCGTATTGCCAGCGGTGAGATTGCCCGTAGCATCCGGCTGTATTCCCAAAGCTCGTTCAATGCCGTGGCCTGCTCACCCAATGGCAGCGTGGTGGCCACGGTGTTTGGCGATGGCAACGTGCAGGTGTTCAACACCGCAACGGTGATTGACTCCGTAACCAGCTTCCGCGCCCACACCCGCCCATTCTATGCCATTACCGTCTCGCCAAATGGCGCGGTGATTGCCACCGGCGGGACCGACCGCGTGGTGAAGCTCTGGAACGCAACCACCGGAGCGCTGATCCGCCGGATGGTGGGCCATACCGAAACAATCACCGCACTCAGTTTCACCCGCGACGGACGCTACCTTGTCTCCGGATCGCAAGATGGAACCGTGATGGTGTGGGAAGTCAACACCGGCGCGGTCTTCACCACGTACGATGAATACCCGGTGGCGCAAGCAACCGTGGCGGTCTCCCCAAACCACCGCTATGTTGCTTCCGGCACTGCCGACGACGGCGCGCTGATTATCTGGAACTCCAACCTTCCAACACCAACCGGGGTGAACGACCGCGCAATTGCTGCGGCAACCATTGGGCTGCGCGGCCAGCCGAACCCGTTTGTGGCGCAAACCACGGTCCAGTTCACCGCGCCGCAGCCCGGCCCGGTGACCGTTAAGGCCTACAACACGCTGGGCGTTGAAGTTGGAACCCTGTTTGAAGGGGAAGCCGAACGCGGGGAGTACACCGCGGTCTGGAACGCCAGCCAGCTTCCGGCGGGCATCTACTACTGCCGCGTGGAAGGGGAAGGCTGGAACGCCGTCCAAACCCTGGTGAAAGCGCAGTAA
- a CDS encoding T9SS type A sorting domain-containing protein — protein sequence MKSLLPLLLLHLLLAAAATGQQRRGGLMGGFIANNGQWPAEACYLWRAPGMDSWLTEKGIVFHRYSIDHNTGQRTGHVVRMEFAGGNATTPLPAGRIATHYNYLIGNNPAAWVTGAEAYQQVRLPNVYDGIDALLYYDGGHDGGELRYDLVVEPGADPSAIRVRFSGGDWVRCADSVLQIGTTVGAIEQSGLVAYQVVGGVRRLVPCAFVQHGDGSVGFRVGDHDPSTPLVIDPLIYSTFIGGTGTENFSGFATDAAGSPIVCGSVTSLAFPTTTGAYSTTNKGLQDVVVARLDSSGGTVLYATYIGGSGSDAASKMEATANGTAWITGSTNSIDFPTTPNGAQQSKAGEQDAFLLALDPTGAAISYATYLGGSAFDEGGGVALDSSGGVVMVGATTSPDFPATPGTYDQTYNDSYHTDLFIARIGSDGGVRFASFLGGEEMDRGYAVATNGAGEIFVTGETASANFPTTATVADNTHNGNADAFLARLDSTGAQLLNSGFIGGEQDDVGYNIAIGPDGNPYLCGSTRSDSFPTTFLSADTVFNGNTDAFVVRFNNDGSRLRYGLYLGGVQGEVAFGIAVDARGSAHVVGGTFSQFFPAGGDVFDPDFNGASDAFVVKLSPFGGERVYSTFLGGFREDYAYGIRLDKHGNATVAGITRSFDFPITPNGADTGFNGNGDFFITKLTIEDETVGVETREQAATTAAGIAIWPNPSLGVFQVSIPPAVAITELRLFNILGTLLMRHRPTASTSALTVDCGRFAAGGYLMELRLSNGTIARLPVMLR from the coding sequence ATGAAATCACTTCTTCCACTTTTGTTGCTCCACCTGCTACTTGCTGCTGCCGCAACAGGGCAGCAACGCCGCGGCGGATTGATGGGCGGATTCATTGCCAACAACGGCCAGTGGCCGGCGGAAGCGTGCTACCTGTGGCGTGCGCCGGGGATGGATAGCTGGCTGACCGAAAAGGGAATCGTGTTCCACCGATACTCCATTGACCACAACACTGGCCAACGCACCGGCCACGTTGTTCGGATGGAGTTTGCCGGCGGCAACGCCACAACACCACTTCCCGCCGGACGGATAGCCACACACTACAACTACCTGATTGGCAACAACCCCGCAGCATGGGTTACTGGCGCAGAAGCCTACCAGCAAGTGCGGCTGCCAAACGTGTACGATGGCATTGACGCGCTGCTCTATTACGATGGTGGGCACGATGGCGGGGAGCTTCGCTACGATTTGGTGGTGGAACCCGGCGCGGATCCTTCCGCAATTCGTGTGCGGTTCAGCGGGGGGGATTGGGTTCGCTGCGCCGATAGCGTGCTCCAGATTGGGACGACGGTGGGGGCGATTGAGCAATCGGGGCTGGTGGCGTACCAAGTGGTTGGCGGCGTGCGGCGGCTGGTCCCCTGCGCCTTTGTTCAGCATGGCGACGGCAGCGTTGGGTTCCGCGTGGGGGATCACGACCCCAGCACGCCGCTGGTGATAGATCCGCTGATCTACTCAACATTTATTGGGGGAACGGGAACCGAGAATTTTTCCGGATTTGCAACCGATGCTGCCGGAAGCCCGATCGTCTGCGGAAGCGTCACGTCGCTGGCATTCCCCACCACCACCGGGGCCTACAGCACCACGAACAAGGGGCTGCAAGATGTTGTTGTTGCGCGGCTGGACAGCAGCGGCGGGACGGTCCTCTATGCCACGTATATCGGCGGCAGCGGGTCCGACGCAGCCAGCAAGATGGAAGCAACGGCCAATGGCACGGCGTGGATTACCGGCTCCACCAACTCGATAGACTTCCCCACCACACCGAACGGAGCGCAGCAATCGAAGGCCGGGGAGCAGGATGCCTTCCTGCTTGCGCTGGACCCCACGGGGGCGGCCATTAGCTACGCCACCTACTTGGGGGGAAGCGCGTTTGACGAAGGGGGAGGGGTCGCGCTGGACAGCAGTGGCGGCGTGGTGATGGTTGGAGCAACCACCTCCCCCGATTTCCCCGCTACGCCAGGAACCTACGACCAAACCTACAACGATAGCTATCACACCGACCTGTTTATTGCCCGCATCGGTTCCGATGGAGGGGTGCGGTTTGCCAGTTTTTTAGGGGGGGAAGAGATGGACCGCGGATATGCCGTGGCAACGAACGGAGCGGGGGAAATCTTTGTCACTGGCGAGACGGCTTCGGCGAATTTCCCGACGACCGCAACCGTGGCCGACAACACCCACAACGGAAACGCCGATGCCTTCCTTGCGCGGCTGGACAGCACCGGAGCGCAACTGCTGAACTCCGGATTTATCGGCGGCGAGCAGGACGACGTAGGCTACAACATTGCAATCGGCCCCGACGGCAATCCGTATCTGTGCGGCTCCACCCGCTCCGACAGCTTCCCCACCACTTTCCTTTCGGCCGACACGGTGTTCAACGGCAACACCGATGCGTTTGTGGTGCGCTTCAACAACGACGGCAGCAGGCTTCGGTATGGGTTGTATTTGGGGGGAGTGCAAGGTGAGGTGGCGTTCGGGATTGCGGTGGACGCTCGCGGCAGCGCGCACGTTGTTGGCGGAACCTTCTCGCAGTTTTTCCCCGCCGGCGGCGATGTCTTCGATCCCGATTTTAACGGCGCGTCGGATGCCTTCGTGGTGAAACTTTCGCCGTTCGGTGGGGAGCGGGTTTACTCCACATTTCTTGGAGGGTTCCGCGAAGATTACGCCTACGGGATCAGGTTGGATAAACACGGGAACGCGACCGTTGCCGGAATAACGCGATCGTTCGACTTCCCAATAACCCCAAACGGAGCCGACACCGGGTTCAACGGCAATGGCGATTTCTTCATCACCAAGCTGACGATTGAGGACGAGACGGTTGGGGTGGAAACCCGGGAGCAAGCCGCAACCACAGCTGCGGGAATCGCAATCTGGCCGAACCCTTCGTTGGGGGTGTTCCAAGTTTCCATTCCGCCAGCCGTGGCCATTACGGAGCTGCGGCTGTTCAACATTTTGGGCACGCTGCTGATGCGCCACCGCCCAACGGCAAGCACATCGGCCCTAACGGTGGATTGCGGCCGCTTTGCCGCAGGGGGGTATCTGATGGAGCTTCGGCTGAGCAACGGAACCATTGCGCGGCTTCCGGTGATGCTCCGGTAA